From a region of the Procambarus clarkii isolate CNS0578487 chromosome 18, FALCON_Pclarkii_2.0, whole genome shotgun sequence genome:
- the LOC138366075 gene encoding keratin-associated protein 16-1-like, whose translation MVAPLVPEVCMVTPLVPEVCMVTPLVPEVCMVTPLVPEVCMVAPLVPEVCMVTPLVPEVCMVAPLVPEVCMVAPLVSEVCMVAPLVPEVCMVAPLVPEVCMLAPLVSEVCMVAPLVPEVCMVTPLVSEVCMVAPLVPEVCMVTPLVPEVCMVAPLVPEVCMVAPLVPEVCMVAPLVPEVCMVASLVPENTYSTITADGISQMDRDIEELEEETGRSLVSSLPNEFLTQLLYELKCTSTRGARVLEPIGPVFIVLWVTLKVAAQTLSDSL comes from the exons ATGGTAGCTCCTCTAGTGCCGGAGGTGTGTATGGTAACTCCTCTAGTGCCGGAAGTGTGTATGGTAACTCCTCTAGTGCCGGAGGTGTGTATGGTAACTCCTCTAGTGCCGGAAGTGTGTATGGTAGCTCCTCTAGTGCCGGAGGTGTGTATGGTAACTCCTCTAGTGCCGGAGGTGTGTATGGTAGCTCCTCTAGTGCCGGAGGTGTGTATGGTAGCTCCTCTAGTGTCGGAGGTGTGTATGGTAGCTCCTCTAGTGCCGGAGGTGTGTATGGTAGCTCCTCTAGTGCCGGAGGTGTGTATGTTAGCTCCTCTAGTGTCGGAGGTGTGTATGGTAGCTCCTCTAGTGCCGGAGGTGTGTATGGTAACTCCTCTAGTGTCGGAGGTGTGTATGGTAGCTCCTCTAGTGCCGGAGGTGTGTATGGTAACTCCTCTAGTGCCGGAGGTGTGTATGGTAGCTCCTCTAGTGCCGGAGGTGTGTATGGTAGCTCCTCTAGTGCCGGAGGTGTGTATGGTAGCTCCTCTAGTGCCGGAGGTGTGTATGGTAGCTTCTCTAGTGCCGGAG AATACATATTCAACCATCACTGCGGACGGCATTTCCCAAATGGATCGTGAtattgaggagctggaagaggaaactggccgctctttgGTCTCTAGTTTGCCTAATGAGTTTCTCACCCAACTCCTTTATGAACTAAAGTGCACCTCTACCCGAGGTGCCCGGGTATTAGAGCCTATAGGCCCTGTATTTATAGTTTTATGGGTCACCCTGAAGGTGGCAGCACAAACACTCTCTGATTCACTGTaa
- the LOC138366076 gene encoding uncharacterized protein, whose protein sequence is MLLVCVVAPLVSEVCMVAPLVSEVCMVAPLVPEVCMVTPLVPEVCMVAPLVPEVCMVTPLVPEVCMVTPLVPEVCMVTPLVPEVCMVAPLVPVCNGSSSSAGGVYGNSSSAGSVYGSSSSAGGV, encoded by the coding sequence atgctgctggtgtgtgtggtagctcCTCTAGTGTCGGAGGTGTGTATGGTAGCTCCTCTAGTGTCGGAGGTGTGTATGGTAGCTCCTCTAGTGCCGGAAGTGTGTATGGTAACTCCTCTAGTGCCGGAGGTGTGTATGGTAGCTCCTCTAGTGCCGGAGGTGTGTATGGTAACTCCTCTAGTGCCGGAGGTGTGTATGGTAACTCCTCTAGTGCCGGAGGTGTGTATGGTAACTCCTCTAGTGCCGGAAGTGTGTATGGTAGCTCCTCTAGTGCCGGTGTGTAATGGTAGCTCCTCTAGTGCCGGAGGTGTGTATGGTAACTCCTCTAGTGCCGGAAGTGTGTATGGTAGCTCCTCTAGTGCCGGAGGTGTGTAA